From a single Natronorubrum tibetense GA33 genomic region:
- the pepF gene encoding oligoendopeptidase F → MSSVPERSEVDEDYTWNLESIYASDDDWESAYEAVAERVDELAAYEGQVTDDADTLLETLELRDEVMREVSMVASYARMRRDEDTTNQEYQALTARAQSLASDAHSAASFIDPELQELTREEFDAMVDAESDLETYDHYVDDVLRMKPHTRSAEVEELLAELGEVTGATGEVYNMLANADMSFPTVEDADGEAVEVTQSNFVNLLKRPDREFRRTVHEEYYDEWETLRNTVASAYKNSVKADVKTAQARNYDTAREAALDGPNVPVDVYDTLVDSVHENIDKLHHHAELKRQALEVDDLQMWDVYMPLTGDEGPDVEYDQAAEWVVESLAPLGEDYQSRVAEGLDSRWVDVYENEGKQSGAYSGGTYDTQPFILMNYQDDISSMYTLAHELGHSMHSELTKDEQPFVYSNYEIFVAEVASTVNEALLTNHLLETVDDPEFRKHVLNEFLERVRSTLYRQTLFAEFEHEAHRLEEESEPLTADRLDELYRGLKEEYYEPAVVDDRIAREWMRIPHFYRAFYVYQYATGISAALAIVDDVLPNGAGGDPNRDAAEDYLEFLRRGSREYPLELLRIAGVDMSTSEPIDRALESYGQRLEEMDALLDEAN, encoded by the coding sequence ATGAGTTCCGTTCCCGAACGCTCCGAGGTCGACGAGGACTATACCTGGAACCTCGAGAGCATCTACGCGTCCGACGACGACTGGGAGAGCGCCTACGAGGCGGTCGCCGAGCGCGTCGACGAACTCGCCGCCTACGAGGGACAGGTTACCGACGACGCCGACACGCTCCTCGAGACGCTCGAGTTACGCGACGAGGTCATGCGCGAGGTGTCGATGGTCGCCTCCTATGCCCGAATGCGCCGCGACGAGGATACGACGAACCAGGAGTATCAGGCGCTGACGGCGCGGGCACAGTCGCTTGCCTCCGACGCCCACTCTGCGGCCTCGTTCATCGATCCCGAACTGCAGGAGCTGACCCGCGAGGAGTTCGACGCGATGGTCGACGCGGAGTCGGATCTCGAGACGTACGATCACTACGTCGACGACGTGCTGCGGATGAAACCGCACACGCGTTCGGCCGAAGTCGAGGAGTTGCTCGCCGAACTGGGCGAGGTCACGGGTGCGACGGGCGAGGTGTACAACATGCTCGCGAACGCGGACATGTCGTTTCCCACCGTGGAGGACGCTGACGGAGAAGCCGTCGAGGTCACCCAGAGCAACTTCGTCAACCTGCTCAAACGCCCGGATCGGGAGTTCCGCCGGACGGTCCACGAGGAGTACTACGACGAGTGGGAAACGCTCCGAAACACGGTCGCTTCGGCCTACAAGAACAGCGTCAAGGCCGACGTCAAGACGGCCCAGGCGCGCAACTACGACACGGCTCGCGAGGCTGCCCTCGACGGTCCCAACGTTCCCGTCGATGTCTACGACACGCTCGTCGACAGCGTCCACGAGAACATCGACAAGCTCCACCACCACGCCGAACTCAAGCGACAGGCCCTCGAGGTCGACGACCTCCAGATGTGGGACGTTTACATGCCTCTGACCGGCGACGAGGGGCCCGACGTCGAGTACGATCAAGCCGCCGAATGGGTCGTCGAATCCCTCGCGCCGCTGGGTGAGGACTACCAGTCCCGCGTCGCGGAAGGTCTCGACTCGCGCTGGGTCGACGTCTACGAGAACGAGGGCAAGCAGTCCGGTGCCTACTCGGGCGGCACGTACGACACCCAGCCGTTCATCCTGATGAACTACCAGGACGACATCTCCTCGATGTACACGCTGGCCCACGAACTCGGCCACTCGATGCACTCCGAACTGACGAAAGACGAACAGCCCTTCGTCTACTCGAACTACGAAATTTTCGTGGCCGAGGTCGCGAGTACGGTCAACGAGGCCCTGCTGACGAACCACTTGCTCGAGACCGTCGACGACCCCGAGTTCCGCAAGCACGTCTTGAACGAATTCCTGGAACGCGTGCGCTCGACGCTCTACCGACAGACGCTCTTTGCGGAGTTCGAACACGAGGCTCACCGACTCGAGGAGGAGAGCGAACCGTTGACGGCGGACCGACTGGACGAGCTCTACCGCGGACTCAAAGAAGAGTACTACGAGCCGGCGGTCGTCGACGACCGCATCGCCCGCGAGTGGATGCGTATCCCGCACTTCTACCGCGCCTTTTATGTCTACCAGTACGCGACCGGGATTTCGGCCGCGCTGGCCATCGTCGACGACGTCCTCCCGAACGGTGCGGGCGGCGACCCGAACCGCGACGCGGCCGAGGACTACCTCGAGTTCCTCCGACGGGGCTCCCGGGAGTACCCGCTCGAACTCCTCCGGATCGCCGGCGTCGACATGAGCACGTCCGAGCCGATCGATCGCGCGCTCGAGAGCTACGGCCAGCGACTCGAGGAGATGGACGCGCTGCTCGACGAGGCGAACTGA
- a CDS encoding pyruvoyl-dependent arginine decarboxylase has protein sequence MSTIRVVWGTASGPTAMSSYDAALADAGVENYNLVSVSSVIPADTDVEAVGTAPDLGPVGERLTVVEARATVAGPGRASAALAWSQSVDDGPGLFYETSGETDREDVERRVREGLDAGQELRDWEFTEPSVAVESTRAESGRHTTALVLAVYGKSEPIC, from the coding sequence ATGAGCACGATTCGAGTCGTCTGGGGGACCGCATCCGGTCCCACGGCGATGTCGTCCTACGACGCCGCGCTCGCGGACGCCGGCGTCGAGAACTACAACCTCGTCTCGGTCTCCTCCGTGATCCCGGCGGATACCGACGTCGAAGCCGTCGGCACGGCCCCCGATCTCGGACCCGTCGGCGAGCGGCTGACCGTCGTCGAGGCTCGAGCCACCGTCGCCGGCCCCGGCCGAGCCAGCGCGGCGCTCGCGTGGTCCCAGTCAGTCGACGACGGGCCGGGGCTGTTCTACGAGACGTCCGGTGAGACGGACCGTGAGGATGTCGAACGACGCGTTCGCGAGGGGCTGGACGCGGGACAGGAGCTTCGAGACTGGGAGTTCACCGAACCGAGCGTCGCCGTCGAGAGCACGCGGGCCGAGTCGGGACGGCACACGACGGCGCTCGTCCTCGCCGTCTACGGCAAGAGCGAGC
- the pan2 gene encoding proteasome-activating nucleotidase Pan2 has product MSRSPSIPDRPHRDIDPDLPDDERLEALRGHFADLAEVNEQLTEQLEEAEQRRQDLRDRVERVERENETLKSSSLYIATVEDVLENDEVIVKQHGNNQEVLTDVSPRIVEEVDPGDRVAVNDSFAIQTVLNAETDARAQSMEITEKPEVTYADIGGIDEQVLEVREAVEQPLAEPELFHEVGIEPPSGVLLYGPPGTGKTMLAKAVANETDATFIKMAGSELVRKFIGEGSRLVRDLFEMAREREPAIIFIDEIDAIATTRTESKTSGDAEVQRTMMQLLSEMDGFEARGEIRIIAATNRFDMLDRAILRPGRFDRLIEVPEADRDGREQILEIHTRNMNVADGVDFGDLADDTDGYSGAEIESLTTEAGMFAIRNDREQVTHQDFVEALEKIEKDDSSEVISSAGYFYQ; this is encoded by the coding sequence ATGTCTCGAAGCCCGTCTATCCCAGACCGACCTCACCGCGATATCGATCCCGATCTCCCCGACGATGAGCGGCTCGAGGCGCTCCGCGGGCACTTTGCGGATCTCGCGGAGGTAAACGAACAGCTCACTGAGCAGCTCGAGGAGGCCGAACAGCGTCGCCAAGACCTGCGCGACCGCGTCGAGCGCGTCGAGCGCGAGAACGAGACGCTCAAAAGCTCCTCGCTGTACATCGCCACCGTCGAGGACGTCCTCGAGAACGACGAAGTGATCGTCAAACAGCACGGAAACAACCAGGAGGTGCTCACGGACGTCTCCCCGCGGATCGTCGAGGAAGTCGATCCCGGCGACCGCGTCGCGGTCAACGACTCCTTTGCGATCCAGACGGTGCTCAACGCCGAGACCGACGCGCGCGCCCAGTCGATGGAGATCACCGAAAAGCCGGAAGTTACCTACGCCGACATCGGCGGGATCGACGAACAGGTTCTCGAGGTTCGCGAGGCCGTCGAGCAGCCGTTGGCCGAACCCGAACTGTTCCACGAGGTCGGCATCGAGCCGCCGAGCGGCGTCCTGCTCTACGGCCCGCCCGGGACCGGCAAGACGATGCTCGCCAAGGCCGTCGCCAACGAGACCGACGCCACCTTCATCAAGATGGCTGGCTCGGAACTCGTCCGCAAGTTCATCGGCGAGGGCTCCCGTCTCGTCCGAGACCTCTTCGAGATGGCCCGCGAGCGCGAACCGGCAATAATCTTCATCGACGAGATCGACGCCATCGCGACGACTCGCACCGAATCCAAGACCTCCGGCGACGCCGAGGTCCAGCGAACGATGATGCAACTGCTCTCCGAGATGGACGGCTTCGAGGCCCGCGGCGAGATCCGCATCATCGCCGCGACCAACCGCTTCGACATGCTCGACCGCGCCATCCTCCGGCCCGGCCGATTCGACCGCCTCATCGAAGTGCCCGAGGCCGACCGCGACGGCCGCGAGCAGATCCTCGAGATCCACACCCGGAACATGAACGTCGCCGACGGGGTCGACTTCGGCGACTTGGCCGACGACACCGACGGCTACTCCGGTGCCGAAATCGAGAGTCTCACAACCGAAGCCGGCATGTTCGCGATCCGCAACGACCGCGAGCAGGTCACCCACCAGGACTTCGTCGAGGCCCTCGAGAAAATCGAGAAAGACGACTCGAGCGAGGTTATCTCCTCGGCGGGCTACTTCTACCAGTAA